A genome region from Zootoca vivipara chromosome 11, rZooViv1.1, whole genome shotgun sequence includes the following:
- the SLC30A5 gene encoding proton-coupled zinc antiporter SLC30A5, whose product MEEKCGGGEVLPGGGRLGPVDVPSARLTKYIVLLCLTKFLKALGLFESYDLLKVVHLVQFIFIVKLGSAFFMILFQKPFSSGKPVTRHQWIKIVKHAVVGCVISLLWFFGLTLCGPLRTLLLFEHSDIVVISLLSVLFTSSGGGPAKTRGVAFFIIAVICLLLFDNDDLMAKIAEHPEGHHDSALTHLLYTIIAFLGVADHKGGVILLVLALCCKVGFHTASRKLSVDIGGAKRLQALSHLVSVLLLSPWVIVLSLTTESKVESWSALIMPFITVILFVMVLDFYVESVCSIKIEVSKCARFGSCLIFISALLLGNFWTHPITDQLRAINRPTHQETTEHVISGGVVVSTIFFILSANILSSPTRKGQKGTLIGYSPEGIPLYNFMGDALQHSSQSLPRFIKESLKQILEESDSRQIFYFLCLNLAFTFVELFYGVWTNSLGLISDGFHMLFDCSALVMGLFAALMTRWKATRIFSYGFGRVEILSGFINGLFLMVIAFFVFIESVARLVDPPDIDTNMLTPVSVGGLIVNLVGICAFSHAHSHGPSRGGCHAHDHSHSHHGHGHSHSHSHSDHGHNHNHGHSHGALGGGMNANMRGVFLHILADTLGSVGVIISTILIQQFGWLIADPLCSLFIATLIFLSVIPLIKDACQVLLLRLPLEHEKDLHMALEKIQKIDGLISYRDPHFWCHSANVVAGTIHVQVMSEVMEQRIIQQVSAILKDAGVNNLTVQVEKEAYFQHMSGLSTGFQDVLAMTKQMESMKYYKDGTYIM is encoded by the exons ATGGAGGAGAAATGCGGCGGCGGCGAGGTCCTGCCCGGAGGCGGGCGACTGGGGCCCGTGGACGTTCCCAGCGCCCG ccTGACTAAATATATTGTGTTACTGTGCTTAACTAAGTTTTTGAAGGCTTTAGGATTGTTTGAATCTTATGACCTCCTGAAAGTAGTTCACCTTGTACAGTTTATCTTCATAGTGAAGCTTGG GTCGgcattttttatgattttatttcaaaaacCATTTTCATCTGGAAAACCTGTCACCAGACATCAG TGGATCAAAATAGTTAAACATGCTGTCGTTGGCTGTGTAATTTCCCTCTTGTGGTTTTTTGGCCTCACCCTATGTGGACCTTTAAG AACTCTGTTGCTTTTTGAGCACAGCGATATTGTTGTCATTTCACTGCTCAGCGTACTATTCACAAGTTCAGGAGGAGGACCAGCAAAG ACAAGAGGTGTGGCCTTTTTCATTATTGCTGTGATCTGTCTTTTGCTTTTTGATAATGATGACCTCATGGCTAAAATTGCAGAACATC CTGAAGGACACCATGACAGTGCTCTGACACACTTACTTTATACAATCATCGCTTTCTTAGGAGTTGCCGATCACAAG GGTGGAGTAATTTTGCTAGTGTTAGCATTATGCTGTAAAGTTGGTTTTCACACAGCTTCCCGAAAGCTCTCAGTAGATATTGGTGGAGCCAAACGTCTTCAAGCACTGTCTCATCTTGTTTCTGTCCTCCTTTTGAGTCCCTGGGTAATTGTTTTATCTCTGACAACAGAG AGTAAAGTAGAATCCTGGTCTGCTCTCATCATGCCCTTCATCACAGTTATCTTATTTGTCATGGTTTTGGACTTCTACGTAGAATCTGTGTGTTCCATCAAGATAGAAGTCTCAAAGTGTGCTCGTTTTGGATCCTGTCTCATTTTCATTAGTGCTCTACTTCTTGGCAACTTTTGGACACATCCAATAACAGACCAGCTTCGAGCTATCAACAGACCAACACATCAGGAAACCACAGAGCATGTTATTTCTGGAGGAGTGGTAGTCAGTaccattttcttcattttgt CTGCCAATATTCTCTCCTCCCCAACACGAAAAGGACAGAAAGGAACTCTTATAGGTTATTCTCCTGAGGGAATACCATTGTACAATTTTATGGGGGATGCTTTGCAACACAGCTCTCAGTCCTTACCTCGGTTTATTAAAGAATCGCTGAAACAAATTCTTGAGGAGTCTGACTCAAGGCAGATCTTCTATTTTCTGTGCCTAAATCTG GCTTTTACTTTTGTGGAATTATTTTATGGTGTGTGGACCAACAGCCTAGGTTTAATCTCAGATGGATTTCACATGCTTTTTGACTGTTCAGCTTTAGTTATGGGTCTGTTCGCAGCACTGATGACTAGATGGAAAGCAACTCGCATATTCTCCTATGG GTTTGGCCGTGTAGAAATTCTCTCTGGGTTTATTAATGGCCTTTTTCTCATGGTAATAGCTTTCTTTGTGTTCATCGAGTCTGTGGCCAGGCTGGTTGATCCTCCAGACATTGATACCAATATGCTGACT CCTGTCTCTGTTGGAGGATTGATAGTAAACCTTGTTGGTATCTGTGCCTTTAGCCACGCCCACTCCCATGGGCCTTCTCGGGGAGGATGCCATGCACACGACCACAGCCATTCCCACCATGGACACGGCCATAGCCACAGCCATTCCCATAGTGACCATGGGCACAATCATAATCACGGACACTCACATGGGGCACTGGGAGGTGGCATGAATGCCAACATGAGAG gagTATTTCTGCATATCTTGGCAGACACCCTTGGCAGCGTTGGCGTGATCATATCAACAATACTCATTCAGCAGTTTGGCTGGTTGATCGCTGATCCCCTTTGCTCCCTCTTTATTGCTACGTTGATTTTTCTCAGTGTGATCCCACTGATAAAAGATGCCTGTCAGGTACTCTTGTTGAGGCTGCCACTAGAGCATGAGAAAGATCTGCACATGGCTTTGGAAAAG atcCAGAAAATTGATGGTCTCATATCCTATCGGGATCCTCATTTTTGGTGTCATTCTGCTAATGTTGTGGCAGGCACTATACATGTGCAAGTAATGTCAGAAGTGATGGAGCAGAGAATTATACAGCAG GTTTCAGCAATTCTTAAGGATGCTGGAGTTAATAATTTAACtgtccaagtggaaaaagaagcCTATTTTCAACATATGTCTGGCCTCAGTACAGGATTTCAAGATGTCCTTGCGATGACAAAACAAATGGAATCCATGAAATACTACAAAGATGGCACTTACATCATGTAA